A single genomic interval of Microbacterium sp. zg-Y1090 harbors:
- a CDS encoding branched-chain amino acid ABC transporter permease — MSTLVLTLITGVGLGALYFLVASGLSLIYGLMHVLNFAHGAFLTLSAFVGWQVAQALGTQSWGGFLASLLVGAGVGALFATLTELVLIRPLYERHIEQVLVTVGLSFAAVALFEGIWGTDAINISGPPWLAATTPVLGASIPNKYWVLIIAAVLVLLALVLFLRRTRYGMIIRAGVENRAMVTALGIDVRRSFTVVFAIGGAAAGIGGVLAMHAQTFVSAHLGSTLLIFAFIVTVVGGLGSLTGAAIASVVVAVLQQVANTYLQGTGDFIVVILLAVVLLVRPSGLLGKRA; from the coding sequence ATGAGCACCCTCGTCCTCACCCTCATCACCGGCGTCGGTCTCGGGGCGCTGTACTTCCTCGTCGCCAGCGGACTGAGCCTGATCTACGGCCTCATGCATGTGCTGAACTTCGCCCACGGCGCGTTCCTCACCTTGAGCGCGTTCGTCGGCTGGCAGGTGGCGCAGGCGCTGGGCACGCAGTCATGGGGCGGGTTCCTCGCCTCGCTGCTGGTCGGCGCCGGCGTCGGGGCGCTGTTCGCCACCCTCACCGAGCTCGTTCTCATCCGCCCGCTCTACGAACGGCACATCGAACAGGTGCTCGTCACGGTCGGGCTCTCCTTCGCCGCCGTGGCCCTGTTCGAGGGGATCTGGGGGACGGATGCCATCAACATCTCCGGCCCGCCGTGGCTGGCGGCGACCACCCCGGTGCTGGGGGCGAGCATTCCCAACAAATACTGGGTGCTGATCATCGCGGCCGTCCTCGTGCTGCTGGCCCTCGTGCTGTTCCTGCGCAGGACCCGCTACGGCATGATCATCCGCGCCGGCGTCGAGAACCGCGCGATGGTGACGGCGCTCGGCATCGACGTGCGCCGCTCGTTCACCGTCGTGTTCGCGATCGGCGGGGCGGCGGCGGGCATCGGCGGCGTGCTGGCCATGCACGCGCAGACGTTCGTGTCGGCCCACCTCGGTTCGACGCTGCTCATCTTCGCCTTCATCGTGACCGTCGTGGGAGGCCTCGGGTCGCTGACCGGCGCCGCGATCGCCTCCGTCGTGGTGGCGGTGCTGCAGCAGGTGGCCAACACCTATCTGCAGGGCACGGGCGATTTCATCGTCGTGATCCTCCTCGCGGTCGTGCTGCTGGTGCGACCCTCGGGGCTCCTCGGAAAGCGGGCATGA
- a CDS encoding branched-chain amino acid ABC transporter permease codes for MTTTTGIPTLVRGRAGRMLPPALGGALVVLLAVLPLLNLSIPGILPGATYTPGSLALMSLCMVFAALALSYNLLLGTAGMLSFGHALSFGAGAYGLGILLKAAALPLVAAVPLALIGGLVVALITGSVAMRVSGIPFAMVTLAFAQAGSVLVRRNQQVTGGEEGLGLATAQVPDWLVGVVNTRNLYWLTLAVVVVVYLIVLWVDRSRLGHLAEATRENELRVQVLGLSPYRAKLLVFVVAALCAGLAGMAYLLLQSGTQPASVSADLTITVLVMVVLGGVGFRWGAIVGGVLYTLLDQRLTVLARSDAIDALPDILRVPLSEPMFLLGVLFILVVMFLPGGIAGTVDAAVRRRRGERTRASLHRLDDSETLDEPTPVRV; via the coding sequence ATGACCACCACCACCGGCATCCCCACCCTGGTCCGCGGGCGCGCAGGACGGATGCTGCCGCCCGCCCTGGGCGGCGCCCTCGTCGTGCTGCTGGCGGTGCTGCCGCTGCTGAACCTCTCGATCCCCGGCATCCTGCCCGGCGCCACCTACACCCCCGGCAGCCTCGCGCTGATGTCGCTGTGCATGGTGTTCGCCGCGCTGGCGCTGTCGTACAACCTGCTGCTGGGGACCGCCGGCATGCTGTCGTTCGGCCATGCCCTGTCGTTCGGTGCCGGGGCCTACGGGCTCGGCATCCTGCTGAAGGCGGCCGCGCTGCCGCTGGTCGCGGCCGTGCCGCTGGCTCTCATCGGCGGGCTCGTGGTGGCGCTCATCACCGGCTCGGTGGCGATGCGGGTCTCCGGCATCCCCTTCGCGATGGTCACCCTCGCCTTCGCGCAGGCGGGTTCGGTGCTGGTGCGTCGCAATCAGCAGGTCACCGGCGGCGAGGAGGGCCTGGGGCTGGCCACCGCGCAGGTGCCGGACTGGCTGGTCGGGGTGGTCAACACCCGCAACCTGTACTGGCTGACGCTGGCCGTCGTGGTGGTGGTGTACCTGATCGTGCTGTGGGTCGACCGCTCGCGGCTGGGACACCTCGCCGAGGCGACGCGCGAGAACGAGCTGCGGGTGCAGGTGCTGGGGCTGTCTCCCTACCGTGCGAAGTTGCTCGTGTTCGTCGTCGCCGCCCTGTGCGCCGGGCTCGCCGGCATGGCCTACCTGCTGCTGCAGTCCGGGACGCAGCCCGCGTCGGTGTCGGCGGATCTCACGATCACCGTGCTGGTGATGGTCGTGCTCGGTGGCGTCGGATTCCGCTGGGGTGCCATCGTGGGAGGCGTGCTGTACACCCTGCTCGACCAGCGCCTGACGGTGCTGGCCCGCTCCGACGCGATCGACGCGCTTCCGGACATCCTGCGCGTGCCGCTGTCGGAGCCGATGTTCCTGCTCGGGGTGCTGTTCATCCTCGTGGTGATGTTCCTCCCCGGCGGGATCGCCGGCACCGTCGATGCCGCCGTGCGCCGTCGTCGCGGCGAGCGCACCCGGGCGAGCCTGCACCGGCTCGACGACAGCGAGACGCTTGACGAGCCGACGCCGGTGCGGGTGTGA
- a CDS encoding ABC transporter ATP-binding protein: MSAEPILEVTDLSATIAGQQVVESVTFQVPSTGITAVLGRNGVGKTSTLRAVLGLIHRRGTVVLAGERIDSLPTHRIVQRGVGYVPEDREVFAGLTVAENLALAERQRNPRREFVDALFPDLVQRRDQRAGTLSGGQQQMVSVARALLNDNRLLLVDEPTKGLAPMIVAQVTEALREASKVVPILLVEQNLEVVRALAGDAVVIAGGRVVHTGSARGILDDPALTTRLLGVSAEAHA, from the coding sequence ATGAGCGCCGAGCCGATCCTCGAGGTGACCGACCTGTCGGCCACCATCGCCGGGCAGCAGGTCGTGGAATCCGTGACCTTCCAGGTGCCGTCCACCGGCATCACCGCGGTGCTCGGCCGCAACGGCGTCGGCAAGACCTCGACGCTGCGGGCGGTGCTCGGCCTCATCCACCGGCGCGGGACCGTGGTGCTTGCGGGGGAGCGCATCGACTCCCTGCCGACGCACCGCATCGTGCAGCGCGGCGTCGGGTACGTCCCGGAAGACCGTGAGGTGTTCGCGGGCCTCACCGTCGCCGAGAACCTGGCCCTCGCGGAACGGCAGCGCAACCCGCGCCGCGAGTTCGTCGACGCGCTCTTCCCCGACCTCGTGCAGCGGCGCGACCAGCGCGCCGGCACCCTCTCGGGCGGGCAGCAGCAGATGGTCTCCGTCGCCCGGGCACTGCTCAACGACAACCGGCTGCTGCTGGTGGACGAACCCACCAAGGGCCTGGCCCCGATGATCGTCGCTCAGGTGACAGAGGCCCTGCGGGAGGCGTCGAAGGTGGTGCCCATCCTGCTCGTGGAGCAGAACCTCGAGGTGGTGCGCGCGCTGGCCGGCGACGCCGTCGTCATCGCCGGCGGACGCGTCGTGCACACCGGCAGCGCCCGCGGCATCCTCGACGACCCCGCCCTCACCACCCGGCTCCTCGGCGTCAGTGCGGAGGCCCACGCATGA